A genomic segment from Sulfitobacter mediterraneus encodes:
- the hydA gene encoding dihydropyrimidinase — translation MNSTTFDLIIRGGTVVTPQGTQRSDVGVAGGRITAVAPDLPGDAGEVIDAGGHLVVPGGVDTHCHIEQISGAGLMNADTFETATRSAVFGGTTCVVSFAAQHPGQKIKQVVADYAALAQKGAMIDHAFHMIVADTGNGNLTEDLPDLIAQNHRSIKIFTTYDKVRQDDKSILDILDLAARDGALVCFHAENDGLIRNMTDKLLAEGKTAPKYHAASHPREAEIEAIDRMCRFAKFTGARIMIFHVSTREGADIVRKARAKGVNVQAETCPHYLFMTVDILEQDNPARFMCSPPQRTPEDQQALWEAIADGTLSLVTSDHAPYRMDASGKFANGRDAPFNKIANGMPGLETRLPLMFNAMVSEGRGGLDAFARVTATAPAQAFGLMNKGAIAPGFDADIAIWNPELSYTYGANDLKDNVGYNPFEGTTVTGMPVTVLSRGQVIVRDRALHSLPGHGAWQPMTWQGNQRPA, via the coding sequence ATGAACAGCACTACTTTCGATCTCATCATTCGCGGCGGAACGGTGGTGACGCCCCAGGGGACACAGCGGTCTGACGTGGGCGTGGCAGGCGGGCGGATCACTGCCGTTGCACCAGACCTGCCCGGCGATGCCGGCGAGGTGATTGACGCCGGTGGCCATCTGGTTGTGCCCGGCGGTGTCGATACCCATTGCCATATCGAACAGATCTCGGGCGCAGGTCTGATGAATGCAGATACCTTTGAAACCGCCACCCGTTCAGCGGTCTTTGGCGGCACAACCTGCGTCGTGTCTTTTGCCGCACAGCATCCGGGCCAGAAGATCAAACAGGTCGTGGCGGATTACGCCGCGCTCGCCCAAAAGGGCGCGATGATTGATCACGCCTTCCACATGATCGTCGCCGATACGGGTAATGGCAACCTGACCGAAGATCTGCCCGACCTGATCGCGCAGAACCACAGGTCGATCAAGATTTTCACCACCTATGACAAGGTGCGACAAGACGACAAATCCATTCTCGACATTCTGGATCTCGCGGCCCGCGACGGTGCCTTGGTGTGTTTTCACGCCGAGAATGACGGCTTGATCCGCAACATGACCGACAAATTGCTGGCCGAGGGCAAAACAGCACCAAAATACCACGCGGCGTCACACCCACGAGAAGCAGAAATTGAAGCGATTGACCGCATGTGCCGCTTTGCCAAATTCACCGGGGCACGGATCATGATCTTTCACGTATCCACCCGCGAGGGGGCGGATATTGTGCGCAAGGCGCGCGCGAAAGGGGTGAATGTTCAGGCCGAGACCTGTCCGCATTACCTGTTCATGACGGTGGATATTCTGGAGCAGGACAATCCGGCGCGGTTCATGTGCTCTCCTCCGCAACGCACGCCCGAAGATCAGCAGGCGCTATGGGAGGCAATTGCCGATGGCACCTTGTCGTTGGTTACATCCGATCACGCCCCCTATCGGATGGATGCAAGCGGCAAGTTCGCCAACGGACGTGATGCCCCGTTCAACAAGATTGCCAACGGAATGCCGGGGCTTGAGACACGCCTGCCGCTGATGTTCAACGCAATGGTAAGCGAAGGGCGCGGCGGGCTGGATGCCTTTGCACGCGTCACCGCAACGGCCCCTGCACAGGCATTCGGCCTGATGAACAAGGGCGCAATCGCGCCGGGGTTCGATGCAGATATCGCCATTTGGAACCCTGAATTGAGCTACACCTATGGCGCCAACGATCTCAAAGACAATGTTGGCTACAACCCCTTTGAAGGAACCACCGTCACAGGCATGCCGGTGACCGTCCTTTCGCGGGGGCAAGTGATAGTCCGCGACCGCGCATTACACAGCCTGCCCGGTCACGGCGCATGGCAACCCATGACATGGCAGGGCAATCAGCGCCCTGCGTGA
- a CDS encoding GntR family transcriptional regulator: MADPVQTLGNSAFERMKAMILDGTLEPGTLLREKKFADRLGVSRTPVREAIGQLISEGLATRSAGGTPMVSSVSLSDIMEILHARSLLECEAAKKAALSKGSYEGLLALRAQIVGFIEGERPDARTHSKLDRDLHLEIARLAGSKILVELIEGLKNKTRMFDQGSIPDRLLPGCHEHLAIIDAITAQAPDAASAAMKLHLSNVREAIISHIYHPF, translated from the coding sequence ATGGCCGATCCCGTTCAAACCTTGGGGAATTCTGCGTTTGAGCGGATGAAGGCGATGATTCTCGATGGCACGCTGGAGCCGGGCACCTTGCTGCGCGAAAAGAAGTTTGCCGACCGTCTTGGTGTGTCACGAACCCCGGTCCGAGAGGCGATTGGCCAGCTGATCAGCGAAGGCCTGGCGACCCGGTCTGCCGGCGGCACCCCTATGGTCAGCAGTGTGTCCCTAAGCGATATCATGGAGATCCTGCACGCCCGCAGCCTTCTCGAGTGCGAAGCCGCTAAAAAGGCCGCTCTTTCAAAGGGTTCATACGAGGGCTTATTGGCTTTGAGGGCGCAGATTGTAGGGTTTATCGAAGGGGAGCGGCCAGATGCGCGCACCCACTCAAAGCTTGACCGGGACCTGCATCTTGAAATCGCGCGTTTGGCCGGATCCAAAATACTGGTTGAGTTGATAGAAGGGCTTAAGAACAAGACCCGGATGTTCGACCAGGGGTCGATTCCCGACCGGCTTCTGCCCGGTTGTCATGAGCATTTGGCGATCATTGACGCCATCACCGCGCAAGCGCCAGATGCGGCCTCGGCTGCGATGAAGCTGCACCTGAGCAACGTGCGCGAAGCCATTATTTCACACATCTACCACCCGTTCTAA
- a CDS encoding VOC family protein, with protein sequence MTSTQVKRPDDGIVLAITFQYYRDLPAAMAFYETVLGFDLAIDQGWSKIYRIDGQAHVGLVDEARGMQNWAEDKTVQLCLRVPDVDAWHAWAASQNVEGLTAPRDSAELGIRAFVMNDPEGYQIEVQTAKPGH encoded by the coding sequence ATGACTTCGACACAGGTAAAACGCCCGGATGACGGGATCGTGCTGGCCATCACCTTTCAGTATTATCGCGACCTTCCCGCGGCGATGGCCTTTTACGAGACTGTGCTGGGGTTCGATCTGGCCATCGATCAGGGCTGGTCAAAAATTTACCGGATCGACGGGCAGGCCCATGTCGGCCTCGTGGATGAAGCACGCGGTATGCAAAATTGGGCCGAGGACAAAACCGTTCAACTGTGTCTGCGGGTGCCGGATGTCGATGCGTGGCACGCATGGGCCGCGTCCCAAAACGTCGAAGGATTAACCGCGCCGCGCGACAGTGCGGAGCTAGGCATTCGGGCATTCGTGATGAACGATCCAGAGGGATACCAGATCGAGGTGCAGACCGCGAAACCGGGGCACTGA